Proteins encoded together in one Dermacentor variabilis isolate Ectoservices chromosome 2, ASM5094787v1, whole genome shotgun sequence window:
- the LOC142570515 gene encoding uncharacterized protein LOC142570515, with translation MPDKKDQGAPGQDMSSIIAQLTALLEHQTNITPAANFRLQLAVPTYEGHTDKKSVADFLQEMQDYPDAQAITDDFLLQRVLPVALTGSAARWRRRQSFQSWTHFEQLLRAEFLPPDYVVRMKDELRARSQAEEESLQEYIRSFQELYERADPSAPETERVTRAIRQSHPRFQAYLRGRTFSSIDDLAKAASDIQAATLAELTYQPPPPPQASLEPSCAWHGSQIASPGNMVPPARALDPFIHRTFATQVRFRPPVREPATTLPGTRGRSGPVAAAAQSGAEGTRRSIPVCFQCGGRGHYKSQCQSPPGILQQGNDEGRRW, from the coding sequence ATGCCTGATAAAAAGGACCAGGGCGCGCCCGGACAAGATATGTCCAGCATTATTGCCCAGCTGACCGCGCTGCTCGAGCATCAGACAAACATAACTCCAGCAGCCAACTTCCGTTTGCAGCTCGCTGTGCCTACATATGAAGGCCACACAGATAAGAAATCGGTGGCGGACTTCCTTCAGGAAATGCAAGATTACCCCGACGCGCAAGCCATTACGGATGACTTTCTTCTTCAGCGCGTTTTGCCCGTTGCCCTGACTGGGTCCGCCGCCCGCTGGCGTCGTCGCCAGTCATTCCAAAGTTGGACACACTTTGAGCAGCTACTGCGAGCAGAATTTCTCCCCCCAGACTACGTCGTCCGCATGAAAGACGAGCTTCGCGCCCGTAGTCAGGCGGAGGAGGAAAGCCTCCAAGAATACATACGGTCCTTTCAGGAGCTTTACGAGCGCGCAGATCCTTCAGCACCCGAAACGGAAAGAGTCACCCGGGCAATCCGGCAATCTCACCCACGCTTTCAGGCTTATCTAAGGGGCCGTACCTTCTCTTCGATTGACGATCTGGCTAAAGCGGCGTCCGATATTCAGGCGGCGACGTTGGCAGAGCTCACTTACCAGCCTCCACCTCCGCCTCAAGCCTCCCTCGAGCCGTCTTGCGCGTGGCACGGTTCTCAAATTGCAAGCCCGGGGAATATGGTACCGCCTGCAAGGGCGCTAGACCCATTCATTCACCGCACCTTTGCCACCCAGGTACGTTTCCGGCCTCCGGTCCGGGAACCTGCAACAACGTTGCCAGGCACTCGGGGCCGCAGCGGGCCTGTAGCGGCTGCCGCCCAGTCAGGCGCAGAAGGTACACGCAGGAGCATTCCAGTCTGCTTCCAGTGCGGAGGACGAGGCCACTACAAGAGCCAGTGCCAGAGCCCCCCGGGCATCCTCCAGCAGGGAAACGACGAGGGCCGGCGGTGGTGA